The genomic stretch tcttccaacaatgcACATTCTTTTGGACTCCATTATGAGCCTTCGGCGTTGTCGATGACCGAGGCAACCCCGACGGAACCAAACGATTCCTTTTATCAAGACATGGATATGTCAACTTCTATGGTTGACGGTAACAAGCGCGGCGTtgaacctcttcctccggcGACAACTCCCGAAAGATTCCAAAAGATGAAGCTCATTATGACATTGTTCCTCGATAAGCGGACCAAAGATTTTTCTAATCATCCTGCCTTGATGCAGTTAACTGGTTACGACCTGGAGACTCCGCTCGATGAATATCGGAACAACGCTCTACATTGGGCAGCAATGCTTGCTCGTATGCCCCTTGTCCATGCACTTGTCGAGAAAGGCGTTAGTATATTCCGACTTAACGGTGCAGGTGAAACTGCATTGCAGAAATCTGTTGGAACAAGGAACAATTATGACTATAGAAGCTTCCCACGCTTGCTGCAGGTTCTTGCTCCAACGATTGACATGGTTGATTACAGCGGGCGAACGATTCTTCACCATATCGCCGTAATGGCTGCAACAGGCGGCGGCGGCCATGTGTCAGCGAAGCATTATTTAGAGGGCTTGCTGGAATTCATAGTCCGACATGGAGGTAGCGCGCTAAGCCGTCAAACCCCAAATGGGCTCGAAAATGGAGCAAACACTGAACAACCTGGTGAGGTTATAACGCTTGGTCGATTCATCTCAGAAATCGTGAACCTCCGCgatgatcaaggagacaCGGCACTGAATCTAGCGGGGCGCGCACGCTCTGTGCTTGTACCGCAATTATTGGAAGTGGGTGCAGACCCTCATATACCGAATCATACTGGTCTTCGACCTGCAGACTATGGCGTGGGTGTAGATATGGTTGATGGAAATTCACAATCTCAGCAATCTGGAACCAAGAATGATTCCTTTATGGACCAACTAGCCAAGACTAAGAAGGAAATTCTTGATGGTAAGAAAGCAACTACTTTGATCGTCATAATTATCTCGACCCACTGACATTTTGTGCAGCAACACTAGCCCAGATTAGCACGATAGTGCAAGAAACACTAGGGAGTCTTGACAAAGAACTGGCCACGAATCTCGCTAAAAAGCACGAGAAGTTTGAGCATTGGCATTCAAAAATCCGCGAGTCAGCGAAAGCTCGCCAAATTGAGCAGAAACAACTTGATGAGCTCAGGCGCAAAGCCTCAGATCGTATAGGACTGAGCCGGCGTTTCAAAAACCTTGAGATGTCATCTGAAGATTTGCTTGTCCTTCTAAAGAGCATCCATGGTGATTCATATGATGCATCGAGAATGATGTCAGTCGGTGATGCCGACAAAGACTCTGGAATCGATATCGACAAATTCGAAGTTATCTTCCCGGAAAACTTTGATCCTACCTCGGGGTTTTCCGAACAGCAAACTGCTTTCTTAAACTCGTTACCGTCTGCCGCAGCTCTACAGCAGCGCATACAAGGCTATGAAGGATTTAACGAAGAAATCATGAATGAAATCGACCGTCTTAAATCCAAGAATGTGGTGCTAGGTCAGAGCTATCGGCGAATGGTCATGGCCTGCACTAACTGGACAGCTGAACAAGTTGACGAAGCTGCCGAAGGCTTAACGGAGTGTGTTAAGGAACTAAATGATAACCCAGTTCCCGAAGATGAGGCTATCGAAATCCTTATGAAGGACCGTGGTCAGGATTGGTAACACCATCTACGACATACGAAATTCATACATCACATATGAGCCAGCTTTTCAGAGAATGCTCCCTTCTTTGAAATCGCTGCGAGATAACgaacattttctttttcatggTATCTGATTGTCTTTGGGTTTGGTACAAACGAGCGTTAGTTCAGATGGAGCTTGGTGTTGAGCATCTTGTACGTTTATGCATCAATGTCTGTATTTACAGATACCCTAACAGCACATATAATGGGTTTTGCATGGTGTTATGCTTTTGTTGTATCTATAGATATATGTTTGGTAAGGTTATATTGTCCCCTCGGTTATGGGAGACATATATCTACTAAACTTGGGGCAGCATTattattctgccttgtacTTGCTACTGAGCAGGTTGGGTTTGCTTTAATTGGAATAAATGGCTTTATGGAAGTCATTGATTTACTTTTCAATACAATTCAGATTCCAGCTATGAAACTTGATATCATCtggtatactccgtacactaTACGTGGCTCTTGAATCACAAGGTATACCTACTCCCAAACATAGTATCTCAGTTAAGCCTGGCGAGCATGAGCATGTTCTCTCAGGATCTCATTTAGCCCATCCCGCTGCACGCACTCCTCAAAATGGAAGCTCCGCGCTAAAGAATCTAGTTCTGCTTCGTTCATGCCACGGAACAACTCCGCAAACTCATCCGCAAAAGATGCCGCCAAAAACGTCTGGAACACATTCCGTAGTAAATGCCTCTCTGTATTCCACGGCGTAGGATATGTCTCCTTCGCTTGAGGACTGACCTTGTCAATCCATTCAACAAGCGGTTTCAACGCGGCTTCAGGCTCAGCACTAGGCCGTCTTCCCCAACAATCCAGCCAGAAgtgattcttcttctctagGAAAGGTTGAATGGTCTTATTCCATTTGCTATCTGGGCTTGTGTAGATCATGCCTTGGAGCCCAATGTCTTTGTATAGCCAGATGGACCAGTGAATGTTGTATTTATCATAGATGCGGAGCTGCTCGCCGAGGAGATTGTAGCGTTCTTGGTTGATCGTTGAGGCTTCTGCATCGGCGCGAGGGTCCGCATAGACGGGGCCGAATTCGCCGTTCCAGATTGCTGTGCCTTTCTCGTTCAGAGGTTGGACTTTGCGGAGATAAGTGCGTTCTAGATGAGCGTTTTGCTCGGCTGTGCCCTTATAACGTTCGCCTGTTGGAAAGCCCATTGACTTCGTTTCATTGCTAACGTTAGCGTTTGTTCCGGGGTAGAGTGTAAGAAACggggaaatgagaaggcAAGCATACAGCGTAATCATGGATCGAATAAACACAGTTAGGAAGGACCTTGTCAAAGCCTTTCCACTCCATGGCAAACGTATTGCCATCTAGCCATAGAATATGGTCTGGGTCAACGGCACGGATAGCCTTCTCGACCCTCTCGTAAAATGCAGGGAGTCTAACATGCTCGGGGTCGCACGGTTCGTTAAGAGGATTATACCCGGCGACCCACGGGTTAGACCTGTATCTAGCCGCAATCTGTTCCCATAGCCATACTGTTCTGTCCTGGTGATCCTTGTAGTCCCAGAACGCAGCGTAGCTGGTGAAGTTATCTGAATGCCAGTCACCATTTTGGCCTCCAGGTGCTGTGTGCATGTCCAGTATGGTGTAGATATTCTGCTTTGAGCACTGTTCTCATGATTAAAAGTGAGTGTTGTTCTTTGAACAATGCAAATGATATCGGTCCCACGAGAGAGCCTACCAAGTCTACCACCCGATCCAAATGTTTAA from Aspergillus oryzae RIB40 DNA, chromosome 1 encodes the following:
- a CDS encoding putative APSES transcription factor (MbpA) (predicted protein), with protein sequence MSFTYSNGLPHGARGSFNGFEDMNGYGAMLTYQEEIKPQIYRAVYSNVAVYEMEVNGVAVMKRRSDSWLNATQILKVAGVVKARRTKTLEKEIAAGEHEKVQGGYGKYQGTWVNYQRGVELCREYHVEEMLRPLLEYDMGPNGTTGSAQDSLDTPTKEQAMAAQRKRLYSGMDNRNMSQPQQGTFFQNISRTAATAVNAMSKARFDSPAARGIDGRRSSVIRKHSNQTGSQESQPPFASQQSMYSMASDNGFGNNLHHNGRHPHDTSAFDHDDFVEPPRKRVRSSSNNAHSFGLHYEPSALSMTEATPTEPNDSFYQDMDMSTSMVDGNKRGVEPLPPATTPERFQKMKLIMTLFLDKRTKDFSNHPALMQLTGYDLETPLDEYRNNALHWAAMLARMPLVHALVEKGVSIFRLNGAGETALQKSVGTRNNYDYRSFPRLLQVLAPTIDMVDYSGRTILHHIAVMAATGGGGHVSAKHYLEGLLEFIVRHGGSALSRQTPNGLENGANTEQPGEVITLGRFISEIVNLRDDQGDTALNLAGRARSVLVPQLLEVGADPHIPNHTGLRPADYGVGVDMVDGNSQSQQSGTKNDSFMDQLAKTKKEILDATLAQISTIVQETLGSLDKELATNLAKKHEKFEHWHSKIRESAKARQIEQKQLDELRRKASDRIGLSRRFKNLEMSSEDLLVLLKSIHGDSYDASRMMSVGDADKDSGIDIDKFEVIFPENFDPTSGFSEQQTAFLNSLPSAAALQQRIQGYEGFNEEIMNEIDRLKSKNVVLGQSYRRMVMACTNWTAEQVDEAAEGLTECVKELNDNPVPEDEAIEILMKDRGIPTPKHSISVKPGEHEHVLSGSHLAHPAARTPQNGSSALKNLVLLRSCHGTTPQTHPQKMPPKTSGTHSVVNASLYSTA